The window TATCGCCGGCAGCGCCGACTTTGCCCATTGATCCGACCATGCGGTGATGGTTGATTGCGCGCAGGAACTTCCTGCTTCGAAATTGCGATCCGCGATCCGAATGGATCACGCAGCCGGCGACATCGCCGCGCATCGCAACGGCGTTCTCCAGCGCCCGGACGGCCAGGCTCGACTTCATCCGAGAGTCGATGGAGTACCCGACGATCTTGTTCGAGAACACGTCTTTGATCGCGCAGAGGTAAAGCTTGCCCTCCGCGGTTCGATGCTCGGTGATATCCGTCAGCCATAGCTGGTTCGGAGCGTCGGAGGTGAACTCGCGGCCCACGAGATCGTCATGGACCGGCGGGCCGACCTTCTTGCCGTTCTTGCCCCGCTTCTTCCCGAACGCGGACCACCAGCCGTTGTCGGAGGCGATCCGCCAGGCGGTCCGGTCCGCCATCGACTCCCCGACCTCGCGCGCCTCGTCGGCCAGGAGCCGATGCCCGAACTCGGGGTCGTCCCGGTGCGCATCGAATAGCGCGTTCGCGCGATAAGCCTCGACCACTTCAGTGTGGGTGACGGGGTTCGCCAACCACCGGTAGCAGGGCTGGCGAGCGAGCTTGAGCACCCGGCACGTCACCTTCACGGGGACCCCCTCAGCGGCGGGCTCAGTCACGAGCGGGTAGAGCCTTTTCCCGGCAAGTTGGCCTGCGACAGATACGCCGCCGCCCACCGCAGCACCTCGTTCTCCTGCTCCAACAGCCGGATCCGTCTGCGCGCCTCTCGCAGTTCGCCCCCCTCGCTTCGGGCCTGACCGGGCCGGGCGCCCTCCTCCACCGCGGCTCGCTGCAACCACTTCTCCAAGGTCATCGGGTGGACGCCGAAGTCTTTCGCGATCTGCTCGATCGTCACTCCGGGGTCGCGGTTACGCGCGACGCGCACGACATCGTCACGGAACTCTCGGGGATAAGGCTTCGGCACAATGACATCCTTCCAGCCCACCCTCCCGGGCAAGCCAACTCAGATGTCACCTATCCGTGCAGCAGATCCAAAGCCCCGCAACTAGGTTGCGGGGCTTGTCTGTTGTGGATCCAAGTGGGATTTGAACCCCTGACCCCCTGTTTTCTTCAGTGAGTTTGGGACTCGTCTCGTCTGAGCCAACGATTCGACATTTCTCGGAGAAAGTGCTGTTCGGCCGGTCTTTTCCAAAACCAAGCTTCTGTGTTGCGGTCCTCGATTCTATCGCAATTGGGCAAATTTCGACCAGTCTCGATGTCGCTGAAGTGTCGAATAAGTGTCGACCGCTCGCGCAGCGCGATGTGCTTGCAAAGTTGGCTGGCGTTTGGCTCCTGTGCAGCCAAGTTCACAACCAACCGAGGTAGTTCCTAGCGTCAAGCAACAGCCAGCGAACAGATGGCTTTCCAGACGTGACGGCCGTGCCCCTACCTGGTTGTAACGAGGCCGCCCAGAAGTATTGGGGCCATCGACAGGATCCTTGTCTTTCCCTCCGCCCCTCGAGCAGCTACTCTGGAACGAGCAGGTACTCACGTTAGATCGGAGCAGAAATGGCGATGCGTTCACAGCAGCCAGGCGACATAGTGATGCCCTCGAACTTCATCAGAGCAGCGCGCGAAGCCGGTTACGTTAGCATCTCGACCGCCCTCGCCGAACTAGTCGACAACGCTATCGAGGCGCAGGCCAGTGAGATCTTTCTGACCCTCACTCGCTCGGAAGCGAGCGGATTGCCACAGATCCAGGTGGAGGACAATGGAGTCGGGATGGACCACATTGAGTTGAGCAACTGCTTGCGATTCGGGGGATCCTCTCGGTTCGGCGGCGAGGGCTCATTTGGGCGATTTGGGATGGGTCTCCCGTCCGCTTCGCTTAGTCAAACCCGCACGATCGAAGTCACCGCCTGGCAACGAGACTTCCCAGCCCAAACGGTCTGTCTGGATGCCGATGAGATCGCGTCCGGACGGCCCGCGGACTTGACCCCCACGATCGGAATACGAGGCGCCACCGATTCGGGTTGCCGGGTTGTTTGGCGTGATTGCGATCGGATCGACTACCAGCGTCTAGCCTGGCTCGAGAAAGTGCTCCACCGCGATCTTGGGCGGATGTATCGACGATTCCTCGTCGGGAAATTGCGCCTCACTATCAACGGCAGGGCGGTGGCGCCCGTCGATCCGACACTCTTGACAACGGAGGTGAATGGGATCACAGCGCATCTGGCCATTGAGCCCCTCAGATATGAAATTTCCGTCGGCCCGGTCGACACGGCTTTCGTGACAGTTCGATTCTCAATGCTGCCGGTAAGCCATTGGCACGCACTCGACAACCTCACGAAGCGTCGCATTGGCATCGTGGGTAAGGGCGGAGTGTCGATCCTTCGCGCGGGTCGAGAGATAGCCAACGGCTGGCTCCTGATGGGTGCCAAACGAAAAGAGAACTACGACGATTGGTGGCGCTGTGAAGTTGAGTTTGATCCAGTGCTTGATGAGCACTTCGGAATTACGATCAACAAGCAAGGAGTTCGACCCTCTCGCGCGCTTCGCGAGGCACTGGAACCGGAACTCGAGTCCATCGCACGAATGCTGAACAATCGTGTGCGCCAGTTGTTTGAAGAAGTGAAGTTCAGTGCCGCGGCTGCTGACTCCTGCCGCATCGCGGAGACGGCCGATGTCGATCTGCCGGTCTTGGCGGGCCGCGGTCGCTCGAGTGGCCCGGTGCGTTACGAAATCCGATCAAGTCAGATGCCCATCGACTCGATGTTTCGGGCTGATTTTCATCAGCACACACTTACTCTCACGCTCAATGTCGACCATCCGGCGTTTGGTGCTCTCTACAAGCCACTTCAGGGGTTGCAGGAGCAGTCATCATCGGAAATGCGAACTGCGCTTGAACTGTTGATAATCTCATACGCACGCGCCACCCTTCAGATCGGTGCAGACGGCGATGATGTTCTTCGAGCATGGAGCGCAACATACGGACGGATGCTTCAGCGGTCATGACCAAGGAACCTAAGTACATTCCGCTGAGCTTGCCGCCAAAAGCTACGCGTGTTGAGCGACTGGGCTTCGCTCGACTAGCCA is drawn from Salinibacterium hongtaonis and contains these coding sequences:
- a CDS encoding IS3 family transposase (programmed frameshift), giving the protein MPKPYPREFRDDVVRVARNRDPGVTIEQIAKDFGVHPMTLEKWLQRAAVEEGARPGQARSEGGELREARRRIRLLEQENEVLRWAAAYLSQANLPKRLYPLVTEPAAEGVPVKVTCRVLKLARQPCYRWLANPVTHTEVVEAYRANALFDAHRDDPEFGHRLLADEAREVGESMADRTAWRIASDNGWWSAFGKKRGKNGKKVGPPVHDDLVGREFTSDAPNQLWLTDITEHRTAEGKLYLCAIKDVFSNKIVGYSIDSRMKSSLAVRALENAVAMRGDVAGCVIHSDRGSQFRSRKFLRAINHHRMVGSMGKVGAAGDNAAMESFFSLLQKNVLDRRSWARREELRIAIVTWIERTYHRRRRQPRLGRLTPIDFEAIMNTPAALAA
- a CDS encoding ATP-binding protein; protein product: MAMRSQQPGDIVMPSNFIRAAREAGYVSISTALAELVDNAIEAQASEIFLTLTRSEASGLPQIQVEDNGVGMDHIELSNCLRFGGSSRFGGEGSFGRFGMGLPSASLSQTRTIEVTAWQRDFPAQTVCLDADEIASGRPADLTPTIGIRGATDSGCRVVWRDCDRIDYQRLAWLEKVLHRDLGRMYRRFLVGKLRLTINGRAVAPVDPTLLTTEVNGITAHLAIEPLRYEISVGPVDTAFVTVRFSMLPVSHWHALDNLTKRRIGIVGKGGVSILRAGREIANGWLLMGAKRKENYDDWWRCEVEFDPVLDEHFGITINKQGVRPSRALREALEPELESIARMLNNRVRQLFEEVKFSAAAADSCRIAETADVDLPVLAGRGRSSGPVRYEIRSSQMPIDSMFRADFHQHTLTLTLNVDHPAFGALYKPLQGLQEQSSSEMRTALELLIISYARATLQIGADGDDVLRAWSATYGRMLQRS